One genomic window of Desulfobotulus mexicanus includes the following:
- a CDS encoding spermidine synthase, with amino-acid sequence MKHLIYCAVLLMGFSGITAEILLIRELLSVFSGNELSIAMVLANWLLFEAAGCLLAGIKKEGTGKSIRNFVLLTFLFCSSLLATIPLIRIVKNIMGIAIGESMGLYAMFVTSFLILMPAGMLHGALFTLSCRLLSHFHNEKKNLGGRVYGLEILGTIAGGVVCTWLLIPWGHTLKTVSFIFLFNMAVCLALVLLMYKKDSSCRKTAFWITPVFCCLIWLIFSGQIQRIHEISIQAQWQPHRLEVCRNSPYGSLCVLENKGQYLFFQDGVPVLITPIPDIPFVEKLAHLPLLAHPSPSHIMILGGGAGGLITEILKHPGVKSIDYTELDPMLFELLDIFSTPLTQAELKRPEVRIHAADGRLFLASSDTFYDLVFTGVSEPGTLQTNRYFTKEFFTLAQRRLKPEGILVLTLPGSMGYQNRELKDLGSSIFHTLGEVFPFIRVLPGDGKKIFLASPSADILELNAEKALKVLEERGMGAMQALPWHIEQPLHEGWANWFQHFVKDASTKINEDFRPVGMFYSIAYWNSLYAPDFGRFYGKLEHIRMDGIILFLLPLLLASGLHMAFSPRKIRSFIPLAVFSTGTCAMLFTLILIFAFQSVYGYIFSWIGLLIAFFMAGSALAVPVAEKWMKSIPQTFSLFYKTEIALAGLLCLLPLFIKGVQFLVNQAEMTGAANLLFLLLALSCGFITGIQFPLANRLYLEEKNDESRTAALFYGSDLLGGWLGGMAGGVLLLPVLGLYATCMVMLTLKLGLFLTALFLKFFYLPWR; translated from the coding sequence ATGAAACACCTTATTTACTGCGCAGTCCTGCTCATGGGGTTCAGCGGAATAACGGCAGAAATACTCCTTATCCGCGAACTTCTCAGTGTTTTTTCCGGCAATGAGCTTTCCATTGCCATGGTACTGGCAAACTGGCTGCTTTTTGAGGCTGCCGGATGTCTGCTGGCAGGAATAAAAAAGGAAGGGACTGGAAAAAGCATCAGGAATTTTGTTCTCCTGACCTTCCTGTTCTGCAGCTCACTTCTGGCGACAATTCCCCTGATTCGCATAGTGAAAAACATCATGGGCATTGCCATTGGCGAAAGCATGGGCCTTTATGCCATGTTCGTTACCTCTTTTCTCATCCTCATGCCCGCCGGAATGCTGCACGGGGCACTTTTCACCCTGAGCTGCCGCCTGCTTTCCCATTTCCATAATGAAAAGAAAAATCTTGGCGGACGGGTATATGGTCTTGAAATCCTTGGAACCATAGCCGGTGGAGTGGTCTGCACCTGGCTTCTGATCCCCTGGGGTCATACCCTTAAGACTGTTTCATTTATTTTTCTTTTTAATATGGCTGTCTGCCTTGCCCTTGTGCTGCTGATGTATAAAAAGGATTCCTCCTGCAGAAAAACAGCTTTCTGGATCACTCCCGTTTTCTGCTGCCTGATCTGGCTGATATTCAGCGGCCAGATCCAGCGCATCCATGAGATCAGCATCCAGGCCCAGTGGCAGCCCCACAGGCTTGAGGTCTGCCGGAATTCGCCCTACGGCAGTCTCTGCGTGCTGGAAAACAAGGGGCAATACCTCTTTTTTCAGGACGGCGTACCGGTTTTGATCACACCCATTCCGGATATCCCCTTTGTTGAAAAACTTGCCCACCTGCCCCTTCTGGCCCATCCTTCACCGTCCCATATCATGATACTGGGAGGTGGTGCAGGAGGACTTATTACTGAAATCCTCAAACATCCCGGTGTGAAAAGCATTGATTATACAGAGCTTGATCCCATGCTGTTTGAACTTCTGGACATTTTTAGTACCCCCCTCACGCAGGCCGAACTTAAACGGCCCGAGGTCAGGATTCACGCAGCGGACGGCCGTCTTTTTCTGGCATCCAGCGATACTTTCTATGATCTTGTTTTTACAGGAGTATCAGAACCCGGCACCCTTCAGACCAACAGGTATTTCACAAAAGAGTTTTTTACCCTTGCGCAAAGGAGGCTGAAACCCGAGGGCATACTGGTTCTGACTCTGCCCGGTTCCATGGGATATCAGAACAGGGAGCTTAAGGATCTTGGCAGCAGCATTTTTCATACCCTTGGTGAGGTCTTTCCCTTTATCCGGGTTCTCCCCGGAGATGGGAAAAAGATTTTTCTGGCTTCGCCATCCGCAGATATTCTGGAGCTGAACGCAGAAAAGGCCCTGAAAGTACTGGAGGAAAGGGGCATGGGAGCTATGCAGGCCCTGCCATGGCACATTGAACAGCCGCTGCATGAAGGCTGGGCGAACTGGTTTCAGCACTTCGTAAAAGATGCCAGTACAAAAATAAATGAAGACTTCAGGCCTGTGGGCATGTTTTACAGCATAGCCTACTGGAACTCCCTTTATGCCCCTGACTTTGGGCGTTTTTATGGAAAACTTGAGCATATCCGCATGGATGGCATCATTCTATTCCTCTTACCCCTTCTGCTGGCTTCCGGTCTTCACATGGCCTTCTCCCCCAGAAAAATCCGCTCTTTCATACCCCTTGCGGTTTTTTCCACCGGTACATGCGCCATGCTCTTCACCCTTATTCTTATCTTTGCCTTTCAGTCTGTTTATGGCTATATTTTTTCATGGATCGGCCTGTTAATTGCTTTTTTCATGGCCGGATCCGCCCTTGCAGTTCCCGTTGCAGAAAAATGGATGAAGTCCATACCACAAACCTTTTCCCTTTTTTATAAAACAGAAATTGCATTGGCAGGCCTTCTCTGTCTTCTCCCCCTTTTTATTAAAGGTGTGCAGTTTCTGGTAAATCAGGCGGAGATGACAGGAGCCGCCAATCTTCTTTTTCTCCTGCTGGCCCTGAGCTGCGGCTTTATCACGGGAATTCAGTTTCCTTTGGCCAACCGGCTTTATCTTGAAGAAAAAAATGATGAGAGCAGAACCGCAGCACTCTTTTATGGATCTGACCTTCTGGGTGGCTGGCTGGGGGGTATGGCCGGAGGCGTACTGCTTCTCCCTGTTCTCGGGCTGTATGCCACCTGCATGGTCATGCTTACATTAAAACTGGGACTTTTTCTGACAGCTTTATTTCTGAAGTTTTTCTATCTTCCCTGGAGGTGA
- a CDS encoding radical SAM protein — MDNFFHTCLTRRAFMEKTAKVCLKAGLSFIFFKGFPADASDSRVLSASKGKEKKPSASEPVYLKLHKSGELAERAAALESMMKECRLCPRQCGADRISGGKGFCKAPGMLPVIASANPHFGEERPLVGRGGSGTIFFSHCNLRCVFCQNWEISHAGRGAGHSLENLADRMLAMQKAGCHNINLVTPTHYSAAILRALDLAAKKGLCLPVVYNTSGWERAEVLSLLDGVVDIYLPDFKFKDSSISSDYAAGADSYGEITARAILEMQRQVGTALPESDGIMKKGLMIRHLVMPGHTKDSVRIIEWIARNLPENTYVNIMAQYNPAYKAFDHPEIARRISTEEYREVVRAAEKAGLVNLDVRGSWWLR; from the coding sequence ATGGATAATTTTTTCCACACCTGCCTTACCCGAAGGGCCTTTATGGAAAAAACAGCAAAGGTCTGTCTGAAAGCAGGACTATCTTTCATTTTTTTTAAAGGTTTTCCTGCAGATGCTTCGGATTCACGGGTATTGTCTGCCTCTAAAGGCAAAGAGAAAAAGCCCTCAGCTTCTGAACCGGTATACCTGAAGCTCCACAAAAGCGGAGAGCTTGCAGAAAGGGCCGCTGCCCTTGAATCCATGATGAAAGAATGCAGGCTCTGCCCGAGGCAGTGCGGGGCAGACCGTATCAGTGGCGGAAAGGGCTTCTGTAAGGCTCCGGGCATGTTGCCGGTCATTGCATCTGCAAATCCCCATTTCGGAGAAGAAAGACCCCTTGTGGGCAGGGGAGGATCAGGTACCATTTTCTTCTCCCACTGCAATCTGCGCTGTGTATTCTGTCAGAACTGGGAAATCAGCCATGCCGGGCGGGGAGCAGGACACAGCCTTGAAAATCTGGCGGACAGGATGCTTGCCATGCAAAAGGCGGGCTGTCATAACATCAATCTTGTCACGCCTACCCATTATTCGGCCGCCATTCTGAGGGCTTTGGATCTGGCAGCAAAAAAAGGGCTTTGCCTTCCTGTGGTTTACAATACTTCCGGATGGGAAAGGGCTGAAGTGCTTTCTCTGCTGGATGGAGTCGTGGATATTTATCTTCCGGATTTCAAATTCAAAGACAGCTCCATATCATCGGATTATGCTGCCGGTGCTGACAGCTACGGAGAAATTACAGCCAGAGCCATACTGGAAATGCAAAGGCAGGTGGGCACCGCCCTTCCTGAATCCGATGGTATTATGAAAAAAGGCCTGATGATACGGCACCTTGTAATGCCGGGCCATACCAAGGATTCCGTCAGAATTATTGAGTGGATTGCAAGGAATCTTCCGGAAAACACCTATGTCAATATCATGGCCCAGTATAATCCTGCCTATAAAGCCTTTGATCATCCTGAAATTGCACGGCGCATTTCCACTGAAGAATACAGGGAAGTGGTCAGGGCCGCAGAAAAGGCAGGCCTTGTCAATCTCGATGTACGGGGAAGCTGGTGGTTGAGATGA